One window of the Cydia fagiglandana chromosome 22, ilCydFagi1.1, whole genome shotgun sequence genome contains the following:
- the LOC134675682 gene encoding uncharacterized protein LOC134675682 isoform X2, whose protein sequence is MGVGKIPEFDVKAGNWTMYCERLEMYFLANDIKDQVKLPTLIAVMGEDAYQLLSTLASPNQPSSLTFTNAVTLLKNHLQPKPSILAERYRFRQRRQAEGESVAEYVAELKKLAKTCDFGTNLEDNLRDQLVCGIVSESTRQRLFAEDGIGYSRAVSLATTLEAAEKNAVAVDRDAKVITGVHKLEANHKCMACGEIGHKTEGCKYKNFECSLCKNLGHLRRMCPEKNARFGVTETAGSQSQSRGDSVTYNGSGARGNRSAGRGGSGRGRGRGRGGRSGRRATNNYWVHAHRASADAASDNGGYTSALDYSCDSDDNNEPMYQMSLSKYKPA, encoded by the exons atgggcGTCGGCAAAATACCCGAGTTTGACGTGAAAGCTGGAAATTGGACTATGTACTGTGAGAGGTTAGAAATGTATTTTCTCGCGAACGATATTAAGGATCAAGTGAAGTTGCCGACACTAATCGCAGTAATGGGAGAAGATGCATATCAATTGTTATCGACGCTAGCAAGCCCCAACCAACCTTCGTCTTTGACCTTCACTAACGCGGTGACTCTGCTAAAAAATCACTTGCAACCGAAGCCCTCCATCTTGGCCGAACGCTACAGATTTCGACAGCGGCGCCAGGCAGAGGGAGAGAGTGTAGCTGAGTATGTGGCAGAACTGAAGAAGTTGGCAAAAACATGCGATTTTGGTACCAATTTAGAAGATAATCTTCGCGACCAACTTGTTTGCGGTATTGTCAGTGAGTCGACGCGGCAAAGATTGTTTGCAGAGGACGGCATCGGCTACTCGAGGGCGGTCAGCTTGGCTACGACACTGGAGGCGGCAGAAAAGAATGCAGTCGCCGTAGATCGTGACGCTAAGGTTATCACGGGTGTACATAAACTTGAAGCGAACCATAAATGTATGGCGTGCGGTGAGATTGGGCATAAAACGGAAGGCtgtaaatataaaaactttGAGTGTAGTTTGTGCAAAAACTTAGGCCATTTAAGAAGGATGTGCCCGGAGAAAAATGCAAGATTCGGGGTGACGGAAACGGCGGGCAGCCAGTCACAATCACGCGGCGACAGCGTGACCTATAACGGTAGCGGAGCACGCGGTAACCGATCAGCTGGGAGAGGCGGcagcgggcgcgggcgcgggcgcgggcgcggggggcGCTCGGGCCGCCGAGCCACAAACAACTATTGGGTGCACGCGCACCGGGCATCAGCTGACGCGGCGAGCGATAACGGCGGATATACGTCGGCGCTGGACTATAGTTGTGATTCGGATGATAACAACGAACCTATGTACCAAATGTCGTTAAGCAAATATAAACCG GCATGA